The genomic segment GCAGCAGAAAAGCTCCATCTGCTGGAGATTTGAACGAGCTGTGGTGCTAAAGGGCAGCACTGCTAATGGGAACGAGCAGACTGGAGCTCACAGGGTACTGACCGGGTACATGTGGTATCCCTGATGCTCAAATCCCACCTCACCCGAACTACTTCTGGCTCCTGAGAGGCCGGTGTCACAGAAGTGCCACACAGTTTATCTTATGCTCACTAAATGCTCCGTcttgtctgtgtttcctctcagccCTCATCCAGTCGGTGATGATGGAGATGACTGATGATGTGGTCACCTGCTCCTCTCACAACATATACCCCGTGCCTCAGGTGACGTGGGCCACGGACCCCGCCTCTGCCCAGGGAGCTCTGGGAAATTCGACCATTAAAATCACTGACCACAAGGGCCTGTTCACAGTGGAGAGCAGCCTGAGGATTCTGGGTAATCGCTCCAACCACACCTACTTCTGCACGCTCACATCGGCGGACAAGACCCAGGTGTGGACTGCATCTCGGAAAAACCAAGGTGCGATAAGATTTTAGAGTTATAATGTTTTCATAAAGAAGATCATTTCTGACAAAAAGCaatatgaatgagtgtgtgtgtgtgtgaactcccTTTCAGAGGACATGACACAGGAAGAGGGTCATGAACTGTCCATCCCATGCGTGGCTCCACACACTCTCCAGAATTTCTCCCTCACCTGGACCTTCGCCGTGTTCACCGAGCCCGCCGTTATCTTGAGATATGACGGCCGGACCAGAAACACTGTGAACCAGTGGGAGGGCCAAGCTGACCTGGACCCGGACCTGCTCCTGCTGGGGGACGGATCTCTTCTGCTGCACAAGCCAGACAGCGAGGAACACTCCGGGACGTACACCTGCACCATCTCCGGCCTGCAGAGCAGACACGTGGTGCAGACCAGAATAAACATCACTGTCGCTCCAATAAGTGAGTATTAAACAGTTCTGTTTCTGGGGAGGTGTGGTCTCAATAAACCAATGCAGGAAGTTAAAATGGCAGCGGTGCATTGTTTACTCAGGTGTGGATGAGCGGCGAGTGCAGAGGTCCTGGTGGAGCACCGCAGCTTCTGCAGCCTTTGTGTTGTTCACCATCATCGTAGCCCTCCCTCAGTGTGTAAGGCAGAGAGGTATGTGAgacactctgtgtgtgaggtgttCAAACCTTTTGCAGGGTTGCAACATGTAGAAGTGTCATGTACGGGTTGCAGCCGAGAGACATAATCCCGCGGTTCAGAGCCGGCTGTTATTTAACGGTAATATGAATTAGAAAACATTTGGAGAGCACAAATCCCCACATCTGCCAAAGGCTGCTCTATAATCAGTTGGCATTTTTTAAGGgcacaaaatgtgtttacatgttagtgagacagtgtctggatctggatctagCTGTGCATCAAAACATGTATTAGTAAGAAATATGCTGATTCAGCAGGACATGATGTAGTGTTATCCGAGAGAAAATTGTGTATCTTTTAAAGTAAGACTCATAAACATTTGAATTGGTTATGCTACTGCGGCGAAAAAACATCAATGAGAGATGGACTATTTGAAGAGAGGAACAGTTTAGGGCAGCAAACATTCCTCCAAATTTCACTGAAACTCCAAAAACACCACAAAAGTAATGGAGGCAAAAATAATGTCAACTCAGTTTCACAAATTGGCTTCAGCTTTGacaaattcataaataattgaAGTTAGATCTAACTCTGGTCTCTTTAAAATACTTCTGAATAACAATTTTTTGTTTGCacttgggtgtgtgtttgttactgtTACAGCAATGGAGGGAACCAGGACTTCTTCACATAGATGCAATGGTGCAGGACTTGTTGATGGTGGACCTCATAAGGCTCTGAGCACCACAGCTTCATACATCATCGTACAGCATGGCGTTGAGTGCAACAGACTCCAACTGCAGTTTGAAGTACAGGATGAACTGGCAGGCGATTTGCCAAAAACAGCAGAGAACTTTACCGTGGCTTTACTTCCTGATATTAATATAGAGCGAGAAGAGAAACCAGAAGGACCACCCGAGAAAGAAAATGACGGGCTGCAGTCCAGCAGTCTGGAGACGGATGGATTTGGAAGCTCTGAGCCCGGCCTTCATCTGGCATGAACTCACGCACCAAGTAATGAAAGTATTCGGCCATAAATGAGcaacaagcagaggaggagcacacacagtgaacagcCACGTCTATCAGAGAGCCACATACATGACCAACAGATTAATGGTGGTCAAATTCATTCAGAGTAAATGTGAGTTACCACTTCTTCAAGATTAGTACCTGTGTCACATGATTGTTTCCCTGCCTTtagaataaaactgaaaaatcatgTTTCGTTTCTTTTTTGCTGTTCTTagatgaattattttttttcatctatATGCATCGGAATAATTCAAGGATGAGAGGGTTCGCTGGCCTACAGAGAATCTGTTCATAGAGATTTGGGCAACACAAAAGAAGGAAGCACGAGCAATAAAATcgtattgtttgtttttcttaaataacCAACAAAGAAAACCACAAAAGGTTTGCGTACAAATATGACCCTAACCCAAACATGTGCGGACGACTGTCTAGATTACACCACAGCCGTTTAACAACAGGCTCAGCAacagggtaaaaaaaagaaccacCTTGATTTGTGGTTTGTACTGGACCTTTAGACAATTTACTAATTAAACTGCATTAGTTCATTTAGATTCATATTAAGATCTACATCCTGCTCATTAGGGTTTTCTTTGTTGTGGTGAACTGTGGGGTAACTTCCCCAAATGGCTCTTGCTCATTTTCTCATTAGTGGTCACAGGCACTACTCAGACTAGATACATGTTGTTCGGTTTCAGAGGATCAGGTGCttgaaagtgatttttttttttaaataaattggtGTCACTGGGGCAAAAGGGAGAAGAAGGGGTGGTGCAGGGTCAGTTGAGAAACAGCAAACAATAACATTCACAGTCGGCTCAATAATCAGGAACGAAGTGAAAGATGAGTCAACAAGGCCAAAGTCCAgtttgaagaaaacaaacataaacaaactccATCTAACACTTGCTGGATTTATCCTCCTGTGATTGGAGGAGACACTTGAGAGTTTTCACGCTGTGACTCAGACCTCCCGATGATTACCAGAGTTGATCATTCACCCTCTCCCACAACCCGACACCAGTTTTTCCTCCGTGGTTCTCCCCTCTCCCCTACTTTTTTCCACCGTCTCCTTCCAGGGCCACATGGTCTCAGTCTATAGTTttaaaaaatgcacacacacgcaacccTGAATGTTGCTGTGGTGACTTTAAAATCGTACCTTTTTTTACTGTCAttggacaggaagtggagaaacATTCCAGCGCTCTATGACAATTAAATTTTTGTGTTGGCAGTAACTTTAAAGTGAGACAGCTTTCAAACAAGACCCTCCTGAGATTTATAGGTGTCGTTTTATTCTcctgaaattgtaaaaagccaaaagtgtgtttgtgggtgtgtgtgtgagtgcacgtgcttgtgcgtgagtgtgtgcttgtgtgtgtgtgtgtgtgtttataataaaGACCCTCGCTCTGTGTCTGGAAGTAATCATCCCGTCCAGGCTGCAATCCACAGCCCCCTCCCCATGACGTAACCGCAGCTTTTTTGCATGAAGGTTCAGGTTTTTCTTCACTGGGAAATCAAGGGATTTTTCCAGAGTGACTTTTCATTGATTCTTCTCGATGAACTCCCCTCAgcttttacattatattttctGATGATGTACCGACATACTTGTGGTTTAGTTAGGTTGAGATCGAACATGATTGCATGAAATTATTCGCTCcgtgttgcagtgtgtgtgtgtgtgtaacgtcCCTGACTGTGAGGGGTTTGTTACTCCACAGTGAAGAGGGGGAGTGAGGTTGGATCTGTTTCAAACACTGGGATGGATGGGGCCTCCTCCCGCCTCCACATACGGCTAAAACAACAATCTAAGAGTCAACATTTTTACAACTTGAAACACCAGGGCCTGCTCCAGCCGTTCCTTTGTTTTAGTTACACATTCATAGGACAGCCATGAAGTTGTCGGCGTGGAGAAAGTAGATCTGGTTTAATGAGTTAGAAAGTAAAGACCAGACACTGACACATGTTGAGCACAGATTTCCAGTATGTTGGTGGAATAGGATATAATGATGACAAGACTCTCTCAATCAGCCTTTtgaaagtgggtcagaaagtgagaaCCGACCAAAATGTCCTCCCTTTTAAGTTCTAGGcccaaaatggtcctcacaaagaggagatctgaagaacacacacacacaaacacacacaccacaagctGGTAATGCTTCTCCTTCATCTCTACCTTCTGgatttctttgctctttttgcTCCATTACATAACAGCAGTTGTCTACTCTACCAGAGAGGGGCAgcagcctctccctctctctctctctctctctctctctctctctctctctctctctctctctctctctctctctctctctctctctctctctctctctctctctctctctctctctctctctctctctctctctctctctctctctctctctcagggaggaggaggagaacagactGAGGAGCAGGGGGGCGGGGTGAGGGTCTCCTGCTGCCTGAGCCTTTGTCATGGGAAGACTTTCCCCTGCAGTCAGTTTCTTCATAGAGGAGGAGCGGACTTCAGCCTCAGCAACACACAGATGCCACAAACCTCTGGAACAGCTATGGGACCGAGACACTAAATCAAAGGTGAGTCGCTTTTATCTTAACTCTGCAGTTGATTTCATTCTGTTCCTGAGTTTCCTTGGATCCAGACAGTGATGCTCTGGGGTAACGCACATGTCTACAGTCCTTGTGACTTCCACCACTGTGTCAGTCTTAACCGCAGCAGGGAAGTTTAGGCGAAGAACATTGTTAGTCGCATTCTCAGGCAATTTTGTAAATGTGTCAACTTGTTGCACAAGAGagtgatttatttatctgtgaTTGTGGCTTTTCTCAGAAACTAAAGTGTGCTGATGTTTCCCACATGGTGTTTATTTGCACTGAATTAACATTTTTGGAATCCTCAGCCACTGAAGTAAGTGGATGACAGCCAACAGTGGTCATCAGCAAGTCCATCAAACTGCTGATTACAGCCCTGTgtgcgtgttggtgtgttgagAACGTGTATGAGTTGTTGAATCGTGTAGACGTTGTTCAAAGATTATAGTAATTTAAATTAGTGAAATAAGAGCATATGCTgcatttctttgtatttatgtattttgtgtatGGGGACCTCAACTGCCGCTGTGACTCAGGAGGAAGTGTGTATCGTCCACTAACCAGGAGGTGGGTGGTTCGATCCTGGTCTGCCTCATCCCACATCCccaagtgtcctttggcaagaaactgaaccccaaatttccCCCGACGGCTGTGCCAGGGGAGTGTGTGCACAAATAGAtgccctgtatgaatgtgtgtaaaagAGGGGAATGGCAGAGCTGCACTGTGAAGCCCTTTGAGTGGTCATCCAAACTAGAAAAACCCTATTTAAAAACAGACCATTAACTATTAACCTTTAGGTCTTTACTTCACTGTGTGCTGACATTTTGTAGACCAAAGGATTCATGGAGTCAGTACATCTGTGATTCAGATTGGTTTCTTTTCACGGAAATACACTTACGCCTTATGCAATGTTCAAAATATTTATCCGCTCAGCCTTACCACACATTAGATGAAAGCCCAATCATCAGCGGTCGATCCTCAAACAGTTTacatctcactgtgtgtttataATCCACACGACCCTGCTGCTCTCTAGTCTGGGTGATGCAGTAAAAACTCTGTACTCCTGACATGAGCctgggtccccccccccgccccatttTTTTCAGCAGGTCTGGAGAATGAACTCATGCTGATTGattgtgtgactgtgtaaaaGGATACCCTACTTCCTGTAGGCCCTCTCTATctccagacagcagcagcagaaaatctGGGATcagccgtctctctctctgtctctctgtggtgtgtgtgtggggggggggggggggggtgctctctGTGGATTCAGTAAACTGTAACATCTGACTTTTCATATCCATCTATTGTATCACTGGAACTAATCCCACGATCACTCAGTGCGTTTTTTTCTGTTATATCCTCAGGTGTGGTGACCCGAAGATGTTATtccttgttttatttgatgtatttattccttttagatttcctctcttttcctaGAGAACAGACCATATTTTGTTCTTATGCTGGCTgctcaacataaaaaaaagtgctATTTATTTCATATAGTAAATAATAAGTAATCATATTTATTATCTTTCCGATGTCCAAAATTATTTCTTCAAACTGCTTCCTTTGTCGCTACGAGCCCAAAAGTCATATTCATTATAAAATGACCCAacttaaactgaaaaaaactgttacatGCTAAAATAATTAGATTTTGTACTGTTCACTTATGAGGGTAAAAAGCATATTTCTTACTTGAGGTGCACGGCATCTCAGGTTCTCTGCCTCTAACTGTAGCTGCTGCCTCTGTGAGTCTGGGTCTCTGAGGGATACTTTACAGGACTGGTCAGAATTTCAGGACTAAAAGCTTGACTCTGCTTTACAGACTCCGTTTTTATTGGTAACACTGTGCCAGACATTAAAAACCTTCCTCTGGATCTGTTTTCCTACTCAGTCTTttggaaagtttttttttttcgcacTTAAATATGCACATCTGAAATATCTGCTTGAATTGAGGCATTGTTGTGCAGAGAGTTGGAAGGATAAGTCGAGGGACCACAAGGCATGGATTCAACTTCCTGTGATGTCCCCGTCACAGCTTTTTTTCAAGGATTGGAATGAAAAGTTTACAGGAATACTAGTGCAGGGTAGTTAGGAGTAAAAATTCATTATTACACACAGTATTTAAACAGATTCTCTCCCCTTTCTCCTTCTCAGAGAACTAAGCTCCCAGGTCCCGGCTGAATCCTGCTTCTTCCGAGTGATTCCGAGGAGGTCAGCGGGATGAACAGCATGCTCCCTCAGAGGAGCGCAGTCGCCACGCTGGGCTACGGCTCGGGtaagacatttttttgttgatgttgttacATCTGTCAAGGAGGTTAGGTTTTTCAACCCTGCCcggttgtttgtttgcatgtttgtaagcaagattacacaaaaacaacggGTTCGATTTCCACGAAACAATTTGGAAAGATGTGGTATGAGTCAGAGGAGAACCCATTCAACTTCCTTGCTTTTTATTGTCTTAAACAGGGTGAGACTGTGCGTTTTTCAATATTTGCTCTGAATTCCCAGGATAACTTTAATTCTGaatgtcacaataaaatctGCAATTACGTGTTATTCCACATCTAACATTTGATTTCATGTCCCTTTGCCTTTAATTCAAATCTGTCCTCAACCTGTGTTTGAATGAATGGCGATAAACAAGATAACTTTAGCTGGCTCACGTCGTGAAAGCCGGGTTTAGTTCGGTGCTGTATGAAGCCGGTTCATCTGGATAACAGCTCTTTCTTCAGCTGTCCTTCTTTCAAGACTTGTAAGTCTGCAAATTTGCCTCTTGGAACAAGTTTCTGTTCTGTATCTCCGGATGCTGAGAAGTTTAGCTTTAACTGTAGAGCAGTCACACTAGAGTTATTTGTGTCAGATTTCATTAGAAGAAAGGTCATTCGAGATCTGAAGTTTATAAtctcatatttacatttatacatttagcTCTGGCCCAGAATAAATTCATAAAAGGTTTATATAACAAAGGGGGTCACGTTCTGTATTATCCCATGACCTCTGTATTTACATCTGTTCAGGTGTTCAGCCACCCATGACTCAGGGCAAGATATATGGATGTCCTCTGGCTTTCTCTCACAGTCGAGCCTATGATGCTTTCTGGGCTGTCTAGGTCGACGAGCATTCTTCCATTTTTAGAAGAAGCTTAACCACTGATTGAGCCTGTGTTTGTATTGGGCTCAGAACTGTACGAGCGTACATTCTTCTCTggttcccccctccccccttacTCAGCACAAGTGTGTTAGCACTTCTcctggctgagctgctgcttaTTAGAGAAGTTACATTAAATCTGGGTGTATTATATAGTCCTAAAACAGACTTCGATGTCATGCTGTGTCAAACTCTCTCATGCCTACAGACTGTGTGAAGATTGAGCACAGCAGTAACGGCTCCGTGGGAGGGACCTTGCTGAGGGGCTCTCGTTCGAAGGCCGAGCTACAGGAACTGATGGAGACGCTGCAGCGCAGGAAAAGTTCTCTGGAGGCCAGTCTGAGAGCAGCCGAGTGCAGCCGCAAGTACCTCAGCGTGCCCTCACCTGATGGACCCCAATCCACAAGGACCCTGTCCATCCTCAGTAATGCCGAACGCCCTCCATCTAGAAACTTCTCctacatgagcagcagcagtgtgccTCCATCACCTCGTCAGGGCGATCGCCAGCTGAGCTCTAACGGCTTCGTCGGTCATTCCCACCCTCGCCACCAGTCACAGGACAGCCTGCTCCTCTCCAGTGCAACAGAAGGAAGCTCTCTTCACTCCTCTTATGGGGACCCCCTACTTCGTTCTCCCAGGGTCAAAAGTGGAGCAGCCAGTATGCCGTCCAGCCCTCGCATGGGCCGCAGGCCTTATTCTCAGGGCAAGGCTGGAGGAGAATCCCGGCAGAGGAAATACTCCACCGGCTCCCTCAACAGCCTTGGTTTGCACAGTCGGTCTCTGCCACGGCTTCACAGTGCAGATCCCCCAGCACTTTCACTTCCATCACGCCACTCAGTGGGTTCCCACAGAGGAGTGGGCTCAGCAGGGGCTCGACGCAGTCTGTCCTCTCTGGAGCAGCCGCCTGATGTGACTGTCCCAGCCAGCATGCCCAGCACTCCCAGGAGGGCCAGCCTGGCCTCTCTGAGCTCTCTGGGTGTAGAGATTGACGGCACAGGTTTAGATCTGAGCTTTGGAGAGAGGAGGTTATCCTTTGGGAAGGGCGGGCTGGGTCCAGGACAGAGGGTGGGTAGCATCAGCTCTTTGAACGGcaaagaggagctgagagaTTACCACCAGCACCAGAGAGATGAGCGCCTCAGGGAGCAGAaagtgcagagattggtgagtTCAGTTTTTGTACACCTTTTTTCCTACTTTAACAGCCTATTAACACCTTCTTTGAAAGTACATTAAGCAAAATATCTAATTATGAATCTCTTTTCTGCAGGAATGCCAGCGTCTAGAGACCATTTTGAACCTGTGCACTGATATCGGTCATGTGGAGAGAGAGCCGGCAGGTTCATCCGTGTCTGACCTGCAGAAGATCAACAAGGAGttggagaagctgcaggtgtCGGATGATGAGTCGGTTTTCTCGGACTCTCCCGGCAGCACGGCTCCCGACGGCTGCTTCGGGGCCAAAACCAGAGATTTCCAGTTCTCTGATGAGCAGCAGGTTACCCAGCGTCAGCAGAGCGTCTACAGAGAAGCCAGATCCCACTCACCGGCCGTCAGTCTGAACAGCAGTGCCCCTTCACCCTCCACCAACCATAGAGTCAAAGTAAGTCCTCATCATTGACTGTATAGAAAGATGGACAAAAACAGAAGTTTGTGCTCTTCTTTTCCCTGACTTCCTTTCCTTGACTCTTCTCAGTCAGTGTCACATTGAATGAAGAGAGGACCCGGCTGTGTTGAAGTCTAAGGGGTCACACCCCTGCTCTGGAATGCAGTATATCAGACTGCTGATTGcttgtttatctttgtttgtttacctaTAAACCAGGGTAAATTCTTTCCATttgcctcttcctctccactgaATTCGATTTTACATTCTAGCTGCGAGTTTTTTAGGACGACCTTTGTGCAACTGTGCAGGGTTAAATTATTGAATGTCTTTCAAAAGATCAAATTGAGAAATAATCCTCCCTCGCCCAATGACGAATTCTGTCTTTTAAACTGGTTTTGTTGTGATTTAAAGTGGAAACATGTGTTGCATGAAGCTCTTCTGCAGTTCTGAGTCACAATGACTGCACGTCTATGGCATGAGGTTTGCCTTCCTCCGTTTTTGTCATCACGCGAACACACAAATGTGGTGGATTATTCTTAAtcgcagtttttttatttttatgctcTGTCAAGTGTGTGATGTTTGCAATTAGTATATTTCCTGTTTATGTGGATTGTTCCAACACACAAACGGAGAAAATCAGTTTCACAAGACCTCCTCACTGCTTTGACGTTACACAATTTGACCTCAGCTCTTCATCCccagagaaatgaaagaaacatgtttcgtttacaaacataaatatacttAAAGTGTATTGAATACTGTGACTCCAGCTTCCAACCAGGGCACCTCCTCCGCTGTCTGAGTCCTAGTGCCGTTATCTTCTTTCCCCTCTCTAGAGCTGTAACAACCTAATGGTGTGTCTGGTTTTAATGAAGAAGTCTTCGTTTTGTTTCAGCACTCAACCATCCAGACtcttttcggggggggggggcaggaaatGACTTTATCCCACGGAGAATtagtgtgcgcatgtgtgtgtgcacatgcacgtCTGTGTGCGGGAGTGTgtccgtgtctgtgtgggtAAAAGTGTATATGCAGGGCAAAGATGTGTTTTTCCAGATGTGTAGAACTTCAGTCTGAGGTAAATGGATGCAAGACCTTGTGGAAATTAGAATGTAGCAATGTTTCGACACAGGATTCCAACGTGTCTTTATGGGAAAGATAGAATGTCGAGTTTAAGAAAATGTGATCCTTGTTGAGACCCTCCTTTCTGCAGTGTGGCAGTTGTGAAAGAGGTTTACAGGCTCCAAACCCGCTCCATGCATCTCTTGCATTCCTCAGAGTCGTGTgtacaggaagaaagagagTTCAGAGTCCGTCTGGGAAACTATAAATCCTCGACCTGCCGACCACATGAGCCTCCGCAAAATCCTCTTGGCTTTTTTTAAGGACCATGACCTGATACACAGGCTCTATTGGGTATACATATGGATGAGTATGAATGAATGAGGGACGCTGGAAGATGCTGCAAAACGTGGGAGTGCCGTTGCATGACTGGCAGAGACTGGAGTGCAATGATAGAGATTTCCATTACAGCCAGTAGAAAAGAATCCTGTTGTCAGGGATCCAGCTCCTGATGAGAcggaacagcagcagctgtcgTCTGATTCAAGAAAAACTGATCCTACTGGCTGGCAAATTATTTGAAGAACACACAGTATTTTAGAGAaggtaaaaaataataactataCATTTTGCATTCCTGATGTCGCTGCAGACCTTGGAGAGTGTGCagctgaaacaggaagtgacgcaAATAGAGGAAGAGAGGATTCAGGTTATGAACAACatagaggagctggagcagaagaTCAAGGACCTGGACAACCAGATGGAGGAGTCTGTCCGAGAGGTAAACATCCCCCAACAGCCATAAACACACCTAACATCTGAACAGCccaaacacagtgtttgttcaAATCTATGGTGAGATGAACTGATGATTCATTGATAGTTACGCACTGAAGTTAATGAAAGTAAAAGCAGCTTATATTCACTGGGGAGTTACTGAGGGAGGCAGCCACCAGAAATGCACGAAATGCTCAGAAGGAAACGAATCCAGATGCAGGTTTTCTAATCTGCGCTGATGTTTCCTGCAGATGGAGGTGGAGTGTGCTCTGCTGGAAGGGGAACAGGGGTCGGAGATGTGTCAGCTTCAGAGGGAAAAAGAGCGACTGGAccagctgaaggagaagatcCATGGTGTTGAGAAGACAAACCACACAGAGAAGTCAAAGGTAAGAATTTGTGAAACGGTCAAAAAAGTACAAGCCACGGAGAAAACAGGACGAAGTGAAAACTCTGAGAAGTCCTCACTCCTTCACTAGTTTCTCCTTCATTAGGAATTCAGCAGGGGGGAGTAAGGAGAAAACCATGAACACAATGAAAGTGTAGGGTTTCTAGCTGTGGGACAGGAGcaccacagccccc from the Platichthys flesus chromosome 15, fPlaFle2.1, whole genome shotgun sequence genome contains:
- the phldb2a gene encoding pleckstrin homology-like domain family B member 2 isoform X1 — its product is MNSMLPQRSAVATLGYGSDCVKIEHSSNGSVGGTLLRGSRSKAELQELMETLQRRKSSLEASLRAAECSRKYLSVPSPDGPQSTRTLSILSNAERPPSRNFSYMSSSSVPPSPRQGDRQLSSNGFVGHSHPRHQSQDSLLLSSATEGSSLHSSYGDPLLRSPRVKSGAASMPSSPRMGRRPYSQGKAGGESRQRKYSTGSLNSLGLHSRSLPRLHSADPPALSLPSRHSVGSHRGVGSAGARRSLSSLEQPPDVTVPASMPSTPRRASLASLSSLGVEIDGTGLDLSFGERRLSFGKGGLGPGQRVGSISSLNGKEELRDYHQHQRDERLREQKVQRLECQRLETILNLCTDIGHVEREPAGSSVSDLQKINKELEKLQVSDDESVFSDSPGSTAPDGCFGAKTRDFQFSDEQQVTQRQQSVYREARSHSPAVSLNSSAPSPSTNHRVKTLESVQLKQEVTQIEEERIQVMNNIEELEQKIKDLDNQMEESVREMEVECALLEGEQGSEMCQLQREKERLDQLKEKIHGVEKTNHTEKSKDAEEPTKSFEDLEFQKLESEINQGEEKENRGQELLREIAECQRLTFTRKERLMTLKKQSSQITLQAQQERENFQREKNTLLVMLQKERDKLVSLEGKYAELSEGQSFVNVPVAIKEHLQSLKERRRSSNGNSSHPSDSLTHKRGQQLPTPYGRSLGRTLPPKVHQPLAQSSSCSNVISPGFTFSTRDMITRRLPKTGSSHAHMNEDRQKRSDFCSRMMCEPGMFLDSFTYPDHSQASDTVSVDSSDSMETSFSACSPDNISSASTNNMAKLEEMERLLREAQCEKLRLLEHREREMEMRRQALDEERRRREDLEKRLQEETNRRQKLVEREVKYREKQRSQSRLTRYLPVRKDDFDLHGHIEAAGHNPDACFHLAITDKTCRGFLVKMGGKIKTWKKRWFVFDQNRRTLTYYADKHETKMKGVIYFQAIEEVYYDHLKNAHKSPNPSLTFSVKTHDRVYYMVAPSPEAMRIWMDVIVTGAEGHMHFMV
- the phldb2a gene encoding pleckstrin homology-like domain family B member 2 isoform X2, with protein sequence MNSMLPQRSAVATLGYGSDCVKIEHSSNGSVGGTLLRGSRSKAELQELMETLQRRKSSLEASLRAAECSRKYLSVPSPDGPQSTRTLSILSNAERPPSRNFSYMSSSSVPPSPRQGDRQLSSNGFVGHSHPRHQSQDSLLLSSATEGSSLHSSYGDPLLRSPRVKSGAASMPSSPRMGRRPYSQGKAGGESRQRKYSTGSLNSLGLHSRSLPRLHSADPPALSLPSRHSVGSHRGVGSAGARRSLSSLEQPPDVTVPASMPSTPRRASLASLSSLGVEIDGTGLDLSFGERRLSFGKGGLGPGQRVGSISSLNGKEELRDYHQHQRDERLREQKVQRLECQRLETILNLCTDIGHVEREPAGSSVSDLQKINKELEKLQVSDDESVFSDSPGSTAPDGCFGAKTRDFQFSDEQQVTQRQQSVYREARSHSPAVSLNSSAPSPSTNHRVKTLESVQLKQEVTQIEEERIQVMNNIEELEQKIKDLDNQMEESVREMEVECALLEGEQGSEMCQLQREKERLDQLKEKIHGVEKTNHTEKSKDAEEPTKSFEDLEFQKLESEINQGEEKENRGQELLREIAECQRLTFTRKERLMTLKKQSSQITLQAQQERENFQREKNTLLVMLQKERDKLVSLEGKYAELSEGQSFVNVPVAIKEHLQSLKERRRSSNGNSSHPSDSLTHKRGQQLPTPYGRSLGRTLPPKVHQPLAQSSSCSNVISPGFTFSTRDMITRRLPKSSSHAHMNEDRQKRSDFCSRMMCEPGMFLDSFTYPDHSQASDTVSVDSSDSMETSFSACSPDNISSASTNNMAKLEEMERLLREAQCEKLRLLEHREREMEMRRQALDEERRRREDLEKRLQEETNRRQKLVEREVKYREKQRSQSRLTRYLPVRKDDFDLHGHIEAAGHNPDACFHLAITDKTCRGFLVKMGGKIKTWKKRWFVFDQNRRTLTYYADKHETKMKGVIYFQAIEEVYYDHLKNAHKSPNPSLTFSVKTHDRVYYMVAPSPEAMRIWMDVIVTGAEGHMHFMV